Proteins from one Emys orbicularis isolate rEmyOrb1 chromosome 2, rEmyOrb1.hap1, whole genome shotgun sequence genomic window:
- the NPVF gene encoding pro-FMRFamide-related neuropeptide VF, whose translation MKIISIERFILFTLAIFVFLTSNTLCLDESAMSSLQSRDYGDKYSESSEDFLEEKQRSLNFEELKDWGSKNIIKMSTPTVNKMPNSLANLPLRFGRNVQENRSIKPVANLPLRFGRAFEGSISRCAPNLLHRFGRSPFVKSSIQSLANLPQRFGKSLPAHLSQDIQESEQGNNRNLYSNNYIEKESNDEDSNQKSWDLYLNQKMM comes from the exons ATGAAAATCATCTCAATCgaaaggtttattttatttactttagcCATATTTGTCTTTTTAACATCAAATACGTTGTGCCTAGATGAATCAGCAATGTCCAGTCTGCAGAGCAGAGATTATGGTGACAAATATTCTGAG tcCAGTGAAGACTTCTTAGAAGAAAAGCAGAGAAGTCTCAATTTTGAAGAACTGAAAGACTGGGGATCAAAAAACATCATTAAAATGAGCACTCCCACAGTCAACAAGATGCCAAATTCACTTGCTAATTTACCACTGAGGTTTGGAAGAAATGTTCAAGAAAACAGAAGCATTAAGCCAGTGGCTAATTTGCCTCTGAGATTTGGGAGAGCTTTTGAAGGCAGTATTTCTAGATGTGCTCCTAACTTATTACACAGGTTCGGCAGATCTCCGTTTGTTAAAAGTTCCATCCAGTCACTTGCCAACTTGCCACAAAGATTTGGGAAATCACTACCTGCCCACCTATCACAAGACATTCAAGAATCTGAGCAAGGCAATAACAG GAATCTGTATTCAAACAACTATATTGAAAAGGAATCAAATGATGAAGACTCAAACCAGAAGAGCTGGGATCTATATTTAAATCAAAAGATGATGTAA